A genome region from Penicillium psychrofluorescens genome assembly, chromosome: 3 includes the following:
- a CDS encoding uncharacterized protein (ID:PFLUO_004151-T1.cds;~source:funannotate): MFFPTVAFLGFVAAASALPPMALPEEANTPKIGKKGNADIRFPIPDSMTVKQAQAKCGDQAQLSCCNKATYAGDTTDIDSGMLGGVLSNLIGSGSGADGLGLFEQCSTLLPVIPIISEQCKQNIACCQNSPSSANGDLIGLGLPCVALGALL, encoded by the exons ATGTTCTTCCCAACCGTCGCTTTTCTAGGGTTCGTTGCCGCTGCATCAGCGTTGCCCCCGATGGCCCTGCCGGAGGAAGCCAATACACCCAAAATCGGCAAGAAGGGTAATGCCGACATTCGCTTTCCAATTCCGGACAGCATGACGGTGAAACAGGCCCAAGCCAAGTGCGGCGATCAGGCCCAGCTTTCATGCTGTAACAAAGCTACGTACGCCGGTGATACCACGGATATCGATAGTGGCATGCTCGGAGGTGTTCTGAGCAACCTCATTGGCTCCGGTTCGGGTGCCGATGGATTGGGCCTGTTTGAACAGTGTTCAACTCTCCTCCCTG TCATTCCGATCATTTCGGAGCAGTGCAAGCAGAACATTGCGTGTTGCCAGAACTCTCCTTCTAGTGCC AACGGCGATCTTATTGGTCTGGGACTTCCTTGCGTCGCGCTTGGGGCTCTCCTGTAA
- a CDS encoding uncharacterized protein (ID:PFLUO_004150-T1.cds;~source:funannotate) produces the protein MTVKQAQAKCGDQAQLSCCNKATYAGDTTDIDSGMLGGVLSNLIGAGSGADGLGLFEHCSPVLPIIPIISEQCKQNIACCQNSPSSANGDLIGLGLPCVALGAIL, from the exons ATGACGGTGAAACAGGCCCAAGCCAAGTGCGGCGATCAGGCCCAGCTTTCATGCTGTAACAAAGCTACGTACGCCGGTGATACTACGGATATCGACAGTGGCATGCTTGGAGGAGTTCTAAGCAACCTCATCGGGGCTGGTTCGGGCGCGGACGGGCTAGGCTTGTTTGAACATTGTTCCCCGGTCCTACCTA TCATTCCGATCATTTCGGAGCAGTGCAAGCAGAACATTGCGTGTTGCCAGAACTCTCCTTCTAGTGCC AACGGCGATCTTATTGGTCTGGGACTTCCCTGCGTCGCGCTTGGGGCTATTCTGTAG
- a CDS encoding uncharacterized protein (ID:PFLUO_004152-T1.cds;~source:funannotate), which translates to MFKGSQDRRVRDILSIQEQNEGGRDNDADTRQPKRVRRYTFQPDFVNSSGIQVGSSSPPHDDSYDGSQGSSVGYVDFDTHYLGITPEDDTLRLASCVIRHVLYFGAPQNSVSNPAVVEFRDAKTRLAATTLVGERRIVAIDDGGLCLRRQKPSGGRGLSQIAQVFSIPLRALPTVENSIDILLVLQWLILL; encoded by the coding sequence ATGTTTAAAGGAAGCCAAGACCGACGCGTGCGAGACATACTAAGTATCCAAGAACAAAACGAAGGTGGGCGTGACAATGACGCCGACACAAGGCAGCCAAAGCGTGTCAGGCGATATACATTCCAGCCAGACTTCGTCAACTCCAGCGGCATCCAAGTAGGTTCCAGCAGCCCACCGCACGACGATTCGTATGATGGCTCGCAAGGGTCCTCTGTGGGTTATGTCGACTTTGATACACACTATTTGGGTATAACTCCAGAAGACGACACTCTGCGACTCGCGTCATGTGTTATTCGACATGTCTTATATTTCGGCGCGCCCCAAAACTCAGTATCGAATCCGGCTGTTGTCGAGTTTCGAGATGCGAAAACGCGACTTGCCGCTACTACATTGGTCGGAGAACGGCGGATAgttgccattgacgatgGTGGCCTTTGCTTGCGACGACAAAAACCAAGTGGCGGGCGTGGATTAAGCCAGATCGCCCAGGTCTTCTCCATTCCTTTGAGAGCCTTGCCTACAGTGGAAAATTCTATCGATATTTTACTCGTTTTACAATGGCTCATTCTGCTCTGA